From one Gemella morbillorum genomic stretch:
- a CDS encoding LLM class flavin-dependent oxidoreductase, producing the protein MKVSVLNLVPLRHGESFKDAMDAMVRLAKRVEDLGYTRYWIAEHHNMRSIASSATQLLIQHTLANTKKIRVGSGGVMLPNHSPYLIAEQYGTLETLYPNRVDLGLGRAPGTDVPTAMALRRTKDLKTDFERDLAELSGYFKGSNYVQAYPAHGLYLPFYILGSSTDSAYLAAKLGLPYSFAAHFAPTMMENAIAIYNRYFQPSAILDKPYVILGVNAILADTDEEAKRLSTTMIQSFLNIVTSNQKGLMPPLQSEEAVWREFIATNKVPHFGPIAFEIDDLISHEKEIVEKMTKVSFIGSKETVVKQIKDLQKRVKFEELIVNSYIYDEEAQYHSYKLLAEVIEENFKE; encoded by the coding sequence ATGAAAGTTTCTGTATTGAATCTTGTGCCATTAAGGCATGGAGAAAGTTTTAAAGATGCTATGGATGCTATGGTACGTCTTGCAAAAAGAGTTGAAGACTTAGGATATACTCGGTATTGGATTGCTGAGCATCATAATATGAGAAGTATTGCAAGTAGTGCAACCCAACTTTTAATTCAGCATACACTAGCAAATACTAAAAAAATTAGAGTTGGTTCTGGTGGTGTAATGTTGCCTAATCATAGTCCATATTTGATTGCTGAACAATATGGAACGTTAGAAACATTGTATCCTAATAGAGTAGATTTAGGACTTGGACGTGCTCCAGGTACAGATGTACCAACAGCGATGGCTTTACGTAGAACTAAAGATTTGAAAACTGATTTTGAGCGAGATTTAGCAGAATTATCAGGATACTTTAAAGGTTCGAATTATGTTCAAGCCTATCCTGCTCATGGTCTGTATTTACCATTTTATATTCTTGGATCAAGCACCGATAGTGCGTATCTTGCTGCTAAGTTAGGGTTACCTTATTCATTTGCTGCTCATTTTGCGCCAACGATGATGGAAAATGCTATAGCAATATATAATCGTTATTTTCAACCATCAGCTATCCTTGACAAGCCTTATGTAATACTAGGAGTGAATGCAATACTAGCTGACACAGATGAAGAAGCTAAAAGATTATCAACGACAATGATACAATCATTTTTAAATATTGTTACAAGTAATCAGAAAGGACTTATGCCCCCACTTCAATCTGAAGAAGCGGTGTGGAGAGAATTTATCGCCACAAATAAAGTCCCTCATTTTGGACCGATTGCTTTTGAAATAGATGATTTGATTAGTCATGAAAAGGAAATAGTGGAGAAAATGACAAAGGTATCTTTTATAGGTAGTAAAGAGACGGTTGTAAAACAAATTAAAGATTTACAAAAAAGAGTTAAGTTTGAAGAACTTATAGTTAATTCTTATATTTACGATGAAGAGGCTCAATATCATTCTTACAAACTTTTAGCAGAAGTTATTGAGGAGAATTTTAAAGAATAG
- a CDS encoding GNAT family N-acetyltransferase, with the protein MFLFEKFQLGDGRECKLILPETKYAEEMYNIIDNERERLGEYLPWVHNLKSAEEEKKVIKDILHQMLDKKMFVLMILVDDEVAGMVDLHEIKINVRAEVGYWLSGEYEGLGIITRSVEYLTEYAFTELNLHKLTILVQTENAKSSAVPKRLNFFKEGVLVEHELSNGEFVSLDLYSKINN; encoded by the coding sequence ATGTTTTTATTTGAAAAATTCCAGTTAGGAGATGGAAGAGAATGTAAATTGATTCTTCCAGAAACAAAGTATGCAGAGGAAATGTATAACATAATTGACAACGAACGAGAGCGATTAGGCGAATACTTACCCTGGGTTCATAACTTAAAAAGTGCAGAAGAAGAGAAAAAAGTTATTAAAGATATCTTGCATCAAATGTTAGATAAAAAGATGTTTGTTTTAATGATTTTGGTTGATGATGAAGTAGCGGGAATGGTTGATCTTCATGAAATAAAAATCAATGTTCGTGCCGAGGTTGGCTACTGGTTAAGTGGAGAGTATGAAGGATTAGGAATAATTACAAGAAGTGTAGAATATTTAACAGAATACGCATTTACTGAGTTAAATTTGCATAAACTTACGATACTAGTTCAAACAGAAAATGCCAAAAGTTCAGCTGTGCCGAAACGTCTGAATTTTTTCAAAGAAGGGGTATTAGTAGAACATGAACTTTCTAATGGAGAATTTGTCTCATTAGACTTATATTCAAAAATAAATAATTAA
- a CDS encoding dihydroorotate oxidase produces the protein MLKTTFLGIELENCLMNASGVHCMSVQELNELAGSAAGAFVTKTATRDYRAGNPEPRYYDTKLGSINSMGLPNNGFDYYLDYVLERQKQGAKLQFLSVTGMSYEENIGLLKKIQESDYEGVTEFNLSCPNVPGKPQIAYDFDLTEKLLAEVFSFFTKPLGVKLPPYFDIAHFDAMAEILNKFPLTYVNSVNSIGNGLYIDLDKEEVVIKPKGGFGGIGGEYIKPTALANVRAFRQRLNKDIKIIGTGGVTNGRDVFEHILCGADLVQVGTILHQEGVGVFERLSAELEEVMRGKGYSSIEDFKGKLKTLD, from the coding sequence ATGTTAAAAACAACATTTTTAGGAATAGAATTAGAAAATTGTTTAATGAATGCATCTGGTGTTCATTGTATGAGTGTTCAGGAACTTAATGAACTTGCTGGAAGTGCAGCAGGAGCTTTTGTTACAAAGACTGCAACAAGAGATTACCGTGCAGGGAATCCTGAACCGCGTTATTATGATACAAAATTAGGAAGTATTAATTCGATGGGGCTTCCTAATAATGGATTTGATTATTATTTAGATTATGTATTAGAACGCCAAAAACAAGGCGCCAAGCTACAATTTCTATCAGTAACAGGTATGAGTTATGAAGAAAATATTGGACTGTTGAAAAAAATCCAAGAAAGCGATTACGAAGGAGTAACTGAGTTTAATCTATCATGTCCAAATGTTCCTGGTAAGCCTCAGATTGCCTATGATTTTGATTTAACAGAGAAGTTGTTAGCCGAGGTTTTCTCGTTCTTTACGAAACCACTAGGAGTAAAACTTCCACCGTATTTTGATATCGCCCATTTTGATGCAATGGCAGAGATTTTAAATAAGTTTCCACTAACTTATGTAAATAGTGTTAATAGTATAGGTAATGGATTATACATTGATTTAGACAAGGAAGAGGTTGTTATCAAACCAAAAGGTGGCTTTGGTGGTATTGGTGGAGAATATATTAAACCAACTGCATTGGCAAATGTGCGTGCCTTTAGACAACGTCTTAATAAAGATATTAAAATTATTGGAACTGGTGGGGTTACTAATGGACGTGATGTTTTTGAGCATATACTGTGCGGAGCAGATTTGGTACAAGTAGGTACAATTCTTCATCAAGAAGGAGTTGGAGTTTTCGAGCGTTTATCAGCTGAATTAGAAGAAGTAATGCGAGGAAAAGGTTACTCAAGTATAGAAGATTTTAAAGGGAAATTAAAAACTTTAGACTAA
- a CDS encoding phosphatase PAP2 family protein, whose amino-acid sequence MEEKKYNFIMLVSIFIFLIIAIGYDSFLKNFDLRIINFIQGFESSELTIFYKSITDIADTWQSTILVVVITVILYFLKYKREALFLILTMSTCGIIMSFIKNIFERQRPEIHRLTEVSGLSFPSGHSTSATIMYLTLGLIAINVFQKTSKYLILLISILGILIIATSRIYLGVHYPTDTMAAICLGFFVVTFYYKSYYKKIKK is encoded by the coding sequence ATGGAGGAAAAGAAGTATAATTTTATAATGTTAGTATCAATTTTTATATTTTTAATTATCGCAATAGGTTATGATAGCTTTTTAAAAAATTTTGATTTGAGAATAATTAATTTTATTCAAGGTTTTGAGAGTAGCGAATTAACTATTTTTTACAAGTCTATAACTGATATAGCCGATACATGGCAGAGTACAATACTAGTAGTTGTGATAACAGTAATTTTGTATTTTTTAAAGTATAAAAGAGAAGCGTTGTTTTTGATACTAACAATGTCAACATGTGGAATAATAATGTCTTTTATAAAAAATATATTTGAAAGGCAACGACCAGAAATTCATCGATTAACAGAAGTTAGTGGTTTGAGCTTTCCAAGTGGTCATAGCACATCTGCAACAATAATGTACCTAACGTTAGGTTTAATAGCTATTAATGTATTTCAAAAGACAAGTAAATATCTTATTTTACTTATATCAATTTTAGGAATATTGATAATTGCAACTTCAAGAATATATCTAGGGGTCCATTATCCTACTGATACTATGGCAGCGATATGTTTAGGTTTCTTTGTTGTGACATTTTATTATAAAAGTTATTACAAGAAAATAAAAAAATAA
- a CDS encoding pentapeptide repeat-containing protein, whose protein sequence is MEKISFEQFKNKLKQGEKDFTNLILENMNLENYDLSDMNFSHSNFINANLSNVNFYSSQLVNVLLDDCNLQNANLKNANLERASLRRVNLTYADIRGAKLYAAVLENAILDNIIFDDKTENFRIHCPEQGAFVAYKKGLDNLIIKLLIPSDARRVSSTMNCCRCDKAKVLEIKNFEGTKFFDEAWSTVAENFCYKLGEWVYAENFNEDRWYDSTGGIHFWMTEDEAKAY, encoded by the coding sequence ATGGAAAAAATTTCTTTTGAACAATTTAAAAACAAGTTAAAACAAGGAGAAAAAGATTTTACAAATTTGATTTTAGAAAATATGAATTTAGAAAATTATGATTTAAGTGACATGAATTTTTCACATTCTAATTTTATTAATGCTAATTTATCAAATGTAAATTTTTATAGTAGCCAACTTGTTAATGTTCTTTTAGATGATTGTAATTTGCAAAATGCCAACTTAAAAAATGCTAATTTAGAGCGTGCTTCTCTGAGACGAGTAAATTTGACTTATGCAGATATAAGAGGTGCTAAATTATATGCAGCAGTTTTAGAAAATGCTATTTTAGATAATATAATATTTGATGATAAGACAGAAAATTTTCGTATTCATTGCCCTGAACAAGGGGCTTTTGTCGCATATAAAAAAGGTTTAGACAACCTAATTATAAAACTGTTGATACCTAGCGATGCTAGAAGAGTGTCGTCTACAATGAATTGTTGCAGATGCGACAAGGCTAAGGTTTTAGAAATAAAAAATTTTGAGGGGACAAAGTTTTTTGATGAAGCATGGTCAACGGTAGCAGAAAATTTTTGCTATAAGTTGGGTGAATGGGTATATGCCGAAAATTTTAATGAAGATCGCTGGTATGATTCTACTGGTGGAATTCATTTCTGGATGACTGAAGATGAGGCTAAAGCTTATTAA
- the truA gene encoding tRNA pseudouridine(38-40) synthase TruA codes for MRVVLLCRYDGSDYHGFQIQPNNNTVQEEIEKALKKINKKDIRVYMSGRTDSGVHAYGQVLHFDTELNIPNEAWKKVLNANLPADIRIFGVTTSNEDFHVRYNSTRKTYHYKLYIGQNVDPFLLNYVGQHKYNFNFEKAQKALNYFIGEHDFSSFCSKNSSVEDKIREIYYFNMYYDKTNPRVINFDVCGNGFLYNMVRIIIGTIQDVAAGKYEAEYVKEILDKKERKYAGPKADAAGLYLKEVIYNNEEINKFIKEGLARYENI; via the coding sequence GTGAGAGTAGTTTTACTATGTAGATATGATGGAAGTGATTATCATGGATTTCAAATCCAGCCAAATAACAACACTGTTCAAGAAGAAATAGAGAAAGCATTAAAAAAGATAAACAAAAAAGATATAAGAGTATATATGAGTGGTCGGACTGATAGTGGGGTGCATGCTTATGGACAAGTACTTCATTTCGACACAGAATTGAATATCCCAAATGAAGCGTGGAAGAAAGTATTAAATGCTAATTTGCCAGCAGACATTAGAATTTTTGGTGTTACAACAAGTAATGAGGATTTTCATGTTAGATATAATAGTACAAGAAAGACTTACCATTATAAATTATATATAGGTCAAAATGTAGATCCGTTCTTACTGAATTATGTAGGACAACATAAATATAATTTTAACTTTGAAAAAGCTCAAAAGGCTTTGAATTATTTTATAGGAGAACATGATTTTTCTTCATTTTGTTCAAAAAATTCTAGTGTTGAAGATAAGATTAGAGAAATTTATTATTTTAATATGTATTATGATAAAACCAACCCACGTGTTATTAACTTTGATGTTTGTGGAAATGGATTCTTATATAATATGGTGCGTATTATAATTGGTACTATTCAAGATGTAGCAGCTGGGAAATATGAAGCGGAATATGTAAAAGAGATTTTAGATAAAAAAGAACGAAAATATGCTGGGCCAAAAGCAGATGCAGCTGGATTGTATTTAAAAGAAGTTATTTATAATAACGAAGAAATCAATAAGTTTATAAAAGAAGGATTGGCTAGATACGAAAATATATAG
- a CDS encoding energy-coupling factor transporter ATPase produces MIKFDNVFFKYNNSKNMTLADISFEVPRGSWLTILGENGSGKSTLMKLLYGQNLATKGKILFENKEYTKETYNDIRQKIAVVFQNPDNQFVGATVEEDIAFGLENKNLPREKMEQIICEVLDIVDMKDYRKFEPTSLSGGQKQRVAIASALALRPEVLILDEATSMLDPVARKSILGYIKKINREQKLTIISITHDAEESIYSDNIIILEKGIIVYNGSYNFLYNDINILKKYHLEIPFLEKIKNELNAYLDIKTFEIEEDERSVVEKICKLI; encoded by the coding sequence ATGATAAAGTTTGACAATGTATTTTTCAAGTATAATAATTCTAAAAATATGACATTAGCAGATATAAGTTTTGAAGTACCAAGAGGTAGTTGGTTAACAATTCTTGGAGAAAATGGTAGTGGAAAGTCTACACTGATGAAACTGCTTTATGGGCAAAATTTGGCAACTAAAGGAAAAATTCTTTTTGAGAATAAAGAATATACAAAAGAAACATATAATGATATTCGTCAGAAGATTGCAGTTGTTTTTCAAAATCCAGATAATCAGTTTGTAGGAGCTACTGTTGAAGAAGATATAGCATTTGGATTAGAAAATAAAAATCTCCCTCGTGAAAAAATGGAGCAGATTATATGTGAAGTATTAGATATAGTAGATATGAAAGATTATAGAAAATTCGAACCAACTTCACTTTCAGGAGGCCAAAAACAACGAGTGGCTATTGCATCAGCACTAGCTTTGCGTCCAGAGGTTTTAATTTTAGATGAAGCGACAAGTATGCTAGATCCTGTTGCTAGAAAATCTATATTAGGATATATAAAAAAAATAAATAGAGAACAAAAACTTACAATTATATCTATAACTCATGATGCAGAAGAAAGTATTTATTCAGATAATATTATAATTTTGGAAAAAGGAATAATCGTCTATAATGGAAGTTATAATTTTTTATATAATGATATTAATATACTGAAAAAATACCATTTAGAGATACCTTTTTTAGAGAAAATAAAGAATGAATTAAATGCTTATTTAGATATAAAAACATTTGAAATAGAAGAAGATGAGAGGAGTGTAGTTGAAAAAATATGCAAATTAATTTAA
- a CDS encoding energy-coupling factor transporter ATPase, whose translation MQINLKDVSYIYNEKTPYEKEVLNNINLSIERGRYTVIVGKTGSGKSTLIEHFNGLLIPTSGEVNVDEMVIVAPKNKKERRVLAKKLRELRKSVSVLFQFSEQQLFETTVLKDIIFAPLNYGISEEKAIERAKELISLVGLDESYLEKSPFELSGGEMRKVALCGVLALEPKVLILDEPTIALDYRSREEIMDMVKTLQKEKKMTIVLVTHNMDYVLKYADIVHVINSGEIAFSGLPEELFSNKELLKDNSLELPEILKFYYQLKEQNIDIGLFPREYRELTNSLKNMIKRKKENE comes from the coding sequence ATGCAAATTAATTTAAAAGATGTTAGCTATATTTACAACGAAAAAACTCCTTATGAAAAAGAAGTATTAAATAATATTAATTTAAGCATAGAAAGAGGTCGCTATACTGTTATAGTAGGAAAAACAGGGAGCGGGAAGTCTACATTAATAGAGCATTTTAATGGTCTATTGATTCCGACAAGTGGAGAGGTTAATGTAGATGAAATGGTAATAGTAGCGCCTAAGAATAAAAAAGAACGTCGCGTATTAGCGAAGAAGTTGAGAGAACTTCGAAAAAGTGTATCTGTTCTTTTTCAATTTTCAGAACAGCAACTTTTTGAAACGACTGTGTTGAAAGATATTATATTTGCTCCATTAAATTATGGAATAAGCGAAGAAAAAGCCATAGAAAGAGCTAAAGAATTAATATCTCTTGTTGGATTAGATGAAAGTTATTTGGAAAAATCTCCATTTGAATTATCTGGTGGGGAAATGAGAAAAGTAGCTCTTTGTGGCGTACTGGCTCTTGAACCTAAGGTATTGATTTTAGATGAACCAACTATAGCTCTTGATTACAGAAGTCGTGAGGAAATAATGGATATGGTCAAAACTCTGCAAAAAGAGAAAAAAATGACTATAGTTCTTGTGACTCACAATATGGATTATGTCTTAAAGTATGCAGATATTGTCCATGTCATAAATTCTGGAGAAATAGCATTTTCTGGATTGCCAGAGGAGTTGTTTTCTAATAAAGAGTTATTAAAAGATAATTCACTAGAACTTCCCGAAATTTTGAAATTTTATTATCAGTTGAAAGAGCAAAATATTGATATAGGATTATTTCCTAGGGAATATAGAGAATTGACGAATAGTTTAAAAAATATGATAAAGAGGAAAAAGGAAAATGAATAG
- a CDS encoding energy-coupling factor transporter transmembrane component T family protein, giving the protein MNSSLISKYIPLNTIIHNLDPRVKLFFVICYFIDVFIAHSVGELLILSLFLVLAIILSKTNIAFLIDSVKAILLLIIFTSLVHLIFNKSGNIILEFYAFKIYSGAFYGIALITVRFVLVVMMMVVFMGTTSPSDITHAIEKSLGFLRKIGIPISTFALVLSISLRFIPTILEETNRIINAQVSRGSDFNEGTLIQKTKKFIPILIPLFIGTLKRADELATAMEVRGYSTTTIRSRYKELKYNKLDYLSYMLIILTTIFIVIM; this is encoded by the coding sequence ATGAATAGTTCGTTGATAAGTAAGTATATACCGTTAAATACTATTATTCATAATTTAGATCCTCGAGTGAAATTATTTTTTGTAATTTGTTATTTTATTGATGTTTTTATTGCGCATAGCGTGGGTGAGTTATTAATCTTATCTTTATTTTTAGTATTAGCGATTATATTATCTAAAACAAACATCGCCTTTCTAATTGACAGTGTTAAAGCTATTCTATTATTAATAATATTTACTTCATTAGTTCATCTTATTTTTAATAAAAGTGGGAATATTATTTTAGAATTTTATGCTTTTAAAATCTATAGTGGAGCTTTTTATGGTATAGCACTTATCACAGTTCGGTTTGTACTTGTAGTTATGATGATGGTTGTATTCATGGGGACTACTTCACCGAGTGATATTACTCACGCTATAGAAAAGAGCCTAGGATTTTTGAGGAAAATAGGAATTCCAATTTCTACATTTGCACTTGTATTGTCTATTTCTCTTAGATTTATTCCTACTATTTTAGAAGAAACTAATAGAATAATAAATGCCCAGGTATCACGTGGTTCAGATTTTAATGAAGGAACTTTAATTCAAAAAACTAAGAAATTCATTCCAATTTTGATTCCATTGTTTATCGGAACATTAAAAAGAGCGGATGAACTTGCGACTGCAATGGAAGTAAGAGGATATAGTACAACAACTATAAGAAGCAGATATAAAGAACTAAAATATAATAAGTTAGATTATTTAAGTTATATGTTAATTATTCTGACTACAATATTTATAGTGATAATGTAA
- a CDS encoding L-threonylcarbamoyladenylate synthase, with the protein METEIINISKSNNKEEIYNKLITYYKDNKLIAIPTETVYGLSADAMSDEAVCKIYEAKGRPSDNPLIVHFYEMNQLNDIVDYQDERVDKLIENFWPGPMTLILNAKENNGISKKVSAGLSTLAVRMPSNKTARQILKETKVLLAAPSANTSGKPSPTKFEHVYHDLNGKIDVIIEDEQSDIGLESTVIDCTRTPLVIARPGEITKEDIEGILGLGSVKYNDEVMVDTQTPIAPGMKYRHYSPEAELLYYEDSLEKALEFLKTKNKKTGFITYKSNEHLFENLNISVKYLADNEKSVEQSNKNLYNILREFDEEKVEEIYILPIKETKENIALLNRLNKAISRK; encoded by the coding sequence ATGGAAACTGAGATAATAAATATTTCTAAAAGTAATAATAAAGAAGAAATATATAATAAATTAATTACTTACTACAAAGATAATAAACTTATTGCTATTCCAACAGAAACAGTCTATGGGTTAAGCGCAGATGCAATGAGTGATGAAGCTGTTTGTAAAATATACGAAGCAAAAGGTCGACCAAGCGACAATCCATTAATAGTTCATTTTTATGAAATGAATCAGCTTAATGATATAGTTGATTATCAAGATGAACGTGTAGACAAGTTAATAGAAAACTTTTGGCCAGGACCAATGACACTAATTTTGAATGCTAAAGAAAACAATGGTATCTCGAAGAAAGTTAGTGCAGGACTATCAACACTTGCGGTAAGAATGCCATCTAATAAGACGGCACGCCAGATTTTAAAGGAGACTAAAGTTTTATTAGCCGCACCTAGTGCGAATACTAGTGGGAAACCATCTCCGACAAAATTTGAGCATGTTTATCATGACCTTAATGGCAAGATTGATGTTATAATTGAAGATGAACAATCGGATATTGGTTTGGAAAGTACAGTAATAGATTGTACGAGAACGCCTTTGGTTATCGCAAGACCAGGAGAGATAACTAAAGAGGATATTGAAGGAATCTTAGGTCTAGGTAGTGTTAAATACAATGATGAAGTAATGGTTGACACGCAAACTCCTATAGCACCTGGAATGAAATATCGTCATTATTCACCAGAAGCAGAGCTGTTATATTATGAAGATTCTTTAGAAAAAGCTTTAGAATTTTTAAAAACTAAAAATAAAAAAACAGGTTTTATAACTTATAAAAGTAATGAGCATTTGTTTGAGAATCTAAATATATCTGTAAAATATTTGGCAGATAATGAGAAAAGTGTTGAACAATCTAATAAAAATTTATATAATATTCTAAGAGAGTTTGACGAAGAAAAAGTAGAAGAAATATATATTCTACCAATAAAAGAAACTAAAGAAAATATTGCGTTATTGAATAGACTTAATAAAGCAATAAGTAGAAAATAA
- a CDS encoding glycosyltransferase family 2 protein, protein MKKLYVVIPCYNEEEVLFETAKRLEIKMNNMMDEDLISKDSRVVLVNDGSKDKTWQMIEELHEKNPLFSGINLSRNRGHQNALLAGLMTVKDHCDVSISMDADLQDDINAMDEMMKKYLAGCDIVYGVRSARTTDTFFKRFTAEAFYRVMEKLGANTVFNHADYRLMSKRALDGLAEFKEVNLFLRGIVPMIGYPNDIVTYERAERFAGESKYPLSKMLAFAFEGITSLSVKLIRFITVGGALMIFIAAIVFFYTLYSYFAGFARPGWSSMMISMWFIGGMIMISLGIVGEYVGKIYLESKERPRFIVEKFLNEEKSEK, encoded by the coding sequence ATGAAAAAGTTATATGTAGTAATACCTTGTTATAACGAAGAAGAGGTATTGTTTGAAACTGCAAAAAGATTAGAAATTAAAATGAATAATATGATGGATGAAGATTTAATTTCTAAGGACAGCCGTGTAGTATTAGTAAATGACGGTTCTAAAGATAAAACATGGCAAATGATTGAAGAACTTCATGAAAAAAATCCATTATTCAGCGGTATTAATTTAAGTAGAAACCGTGGGCACCAAAATGCTCTTTTAGCGGGGCTTATGACTGTTAAAGATCATTGTGATGTAAGTATCTCAATGGATGCAGATTTACAAGATGATATTAACGCGATGGATGAGATGATGAAAAAATATCTAGCAGGTTGCGATATAGTTTATGGAGTTCGTTCAGCTCGTACGACTGATACATTCTTTAAACGCTTCACTGCAGAAGCATTTTATCGCGTTATGGAAAAACTAGGTGCTAATACTGTTTTTAACCATGCTGACTATCGTTTAATGAGTAAACGTGCTTTAGACGGTTTAGCAGAGTTTAAAGAAGTAAACCTATTTTTACGTGGAATTGTTCCTATGATTGGATATCCAAATGATATCGTAACATATGAAAGAGCAGAGAGATTTGCTGGAGAAAGTAAATATCCACTATCAAAAATGTTAGCTTTTGCTTTTGAAGGAATTACATCTTTATCTGTGAAACTAATTAGATTCATTACAGTTGGTGGAGCATTGATGATTTTTATTGCTGCAATAGTATTCTTCTATACATTGTATAGTTACTTTGCAGGTTTTGCTAGACCTGGATGGTCAAGTATGATGATTTCAATGTGGTTTATTGGAGGAATGATTATGATTTCTCTTGGAATTGTTGGAGAATATGTAGGTAAAATCTACTTAGAGTCTAAAGAACGTCCAAGATTTATTGTTGAAAAATTCTTGAACGAAGAAAAAAGTGAGAAATAA
- a CDS encoding leucine-rich repeat domain-containing protein, translating into MKKVLYSTLAVLTLSFTVPQIVLANDVYVPFGERNYSEAESGEKINFEDLNLKEALLEYYKFHIDKKYKGKDITVGMMKQFTSLSLPWMNIFSLQGLEHATNLKSLNLSNNFIEDLKPLEKLTELEDLNLTNNKIKNPESLGKLTKLRQLVLRKNLMNNLDFMNNLNVESLDISMNGVLKDYIPNNLKLDNIRSLNISGIGFDNISFLKSAVKLESLIAEKNAIKDLSPLAELKTLRTLYLDRNDIRDISPLKNLDNLEELLLYKNNLEDISVLAGKKYLYRLMLNENLGLKDISALKTVDHLASLDISDTGVKDITPLNNHKYLYYVAVKNTKISKSDLDKFEAINMAVKKDNDIDKNLEIVKTEAAKYFSIKNYIFMLLIVLITFSGIRSYWRRNK; encoded by the coding sequence ATGAAAAAAGTACTATATAGCACTTTAGCGGTTCTTACTTTAAGTTTTACAGTACCACAAATAGTGTTGGCGAATGATGTTTATGTACCTTTTGGTGAAAGGAATTATTCAGAGGCTGAAAGTGGTGAGAAAATAAACTTTGAAGACTTGAACTTAAAAGAAGCATTGCTAGAGTATTATAAATTTCATATAGATAAGAAGTATAAAGGAAAAGACATTACGGTTGGGATGATGAAGCAGTTTACTAGTTTGTCATTACCATGGATGAATATTTTCTCGCTTCAAGGGCTAGAACATGCAACTAACCTGAAAAGTTTAAATCTTTCTAATAATTTTATAGAGGACTTAAAGCCATTAGAAAAATTAACAGAATTGGAAGATTTAAACTTAACTAATAATAAAATAAAAAATCCAGAAAGTTTAGGAAAGCTTACGAAGTTAAGACAATTAGTTCTTCGTAAAAACTTAATGAATAACTTAGATTTTATGAATAATCTAAATGTTGAATCATTAGACATTTCGATGAACGGTGTATTAAAAGATTATATACCTAACAACTTAAAGCTTGATAATATTCGCAGTCTAAATATATCTGGAATTGGCTTTGACAATATTTCTTTTTTAAAAAGTGCAGTTAAACTAGAAAGTCTTATTGCTGAAAAAAATGCTATAAAAGATTTAAGCCCATTAGCCGAATTAAAGACTTTGCGTACACTTTATTTGGATAGAAATGATATACGTGATATAAGCCCATTGAAAAATTTAGATAATCTTGAAGAATTATTACTATATAAAAATAATCTTGAGGATATTTCAGTATTAGCTGGGAAAAAATATTTATATCGTTTGATGCTAAATGAAAATCTAGGTTTAAAAGATATTAGTGCTTTGAAAACTGTTGATCATTTAGCAAGTTTAGATATTTCTGATACTGGGGTAAAAGATATAACGCCTTTAAATAATCATAAGTATCTTTACTATGTTGCAGTAAAAAACACAAAAATTAGCAAAAGTGATTTGGATAAATTTGAAGCAATTAATATGGCTGTAAAAAAAGATAACGATATTGATAAAAATCTAGAGATAGTAAAAACAGAAGCAGCCAAATACTTTAGTATCAAAAACTATATATTTATGTTACTGATTGTCTTAATAACTTTTAGTGGTATAAGAAGTTATTGGAGAAGGAATAAGTAA